One stretch of Toxoplasma gondii ME49 chromosome XI, whole genome shotgun sequence DNA includes these proteins:
- a CDS encoding hypothetical protein (encoded by transcript TGME49_307015) has translation MVQSSSVELSATSTANEGAHLLSIRQRCLREVVSLSRKAHKPGERVQRFDDRRRKKTYSMRIPPSLCLWPGQATLATPRRTPPTTSRDMTITVRLYRRIHHALLVCDCPV, from the exons ATGGTTCAGTCTTCGTCAGTGGAGCTATCAGCAACTTCAACTGCCAACGAGGGCGCGCATCTGCTGTCGATTCGGCAACGTTGTTTGCGGGAA gtggtttctctctcccggaAGGCACACAAACCTGGTGAAAGGGTGCAGCGCTTcgacgacagaagaaggaaaaaaacatATTCAATGCGAATTCCACCTTCTCTGTGCCTTTGGCCCGGACAGGCGACACTCGCAACTCCAAGGAGAACTCCACCAACGACAAGCAGAGACATGACCATCACCGTCCGACTGTATCGCCGCATTCACCACGCGCTGTTGGTGTGCGACTGCCCAGTGTAG
- the JMJC1 gene encoding histone lysine demethylase JMJC1/KDM5D/JARID1D (encoded by transcript TGME49_307010~Gene product name based on ToxoDB Community Expert Annotation.), producing the protein METPSTADSLSRMDCSVPGISSSASSRSNSPRTRGSVSSLVSVCDSSSGFSSTGSQAPAPSPDAAAPAAACPTCFSEELNLSDPCASSSRESVSTKCRTGLTLTGATGSLASAETTSSPRVEKTAVHAVDAFRSAEGLTSPTLVSASSPPSPVVGSGSSSRPQRNRRAPRKFEVEDASSDASLRKALEKSRLERRRVQLDSASLPPVPEIKLESMEDFLVNPIALFEKLEHYGREFGAVKIIPPDNWQPPFSLNGLLTDELEFHVRVQDVHTLMQGQNFRHPPQPMRASELQKLDRDMKTQLFGREDVQVAALERVYWQSVESSSPEVTVHYAADLKTNEVGSGFPTDASSAPSRDSEVEVPRTYATHPWNLTRLAREDGSLLAAYHRDVAGVTSPWLYIGMVFSTFCWHTEDNFFAACNYHHWGAPKVWYLVPPSRAPSVERLLQSYLSEKDPEYVLHSLTVQLPPALFVENRIPIYRTEQRTNEFLLLWPRTFHAGFNAGFNCNEACNFAPASWLSWGRKSVHAYRFVRSTCIPFHQLLLRATAEATRTRLSAAQLLHLLRALMELVHEEFAARKAAREAGLVALAMVVDCCALDAQVDPLRRLEEAGAEPALDGLAAELLKCEGDLRSMAVCGNPLLRPPPQFYRGGGAGQEFVFGESETQTDGCVKSDASCSTTRERKRARGLGNPRGGETSDDSGGCTPETEREREAATGAQDPVERREGGENSEQASGGRARVSWELTEEGASFLKAASTIAALPVKDCDSCRACCAVSCIVSPQSLEHACLDCLDADETPLPQRVVLMRFALPALRGLVDFLLSTFLRKCDEESSRGEGETKEDSARAEASENWSTSAATPVETESMATPTRGRTQETLGQQVKTEGSKEGVETGGASGAQSTGKKSRKRRAALLGLTGSARRRQGRRGSIQEGRKPSAKLHDGDTKKLVEQLLQDPLYVHLPTMEELVQFEEVARPRSAGSNFLFFASQKSESVDARARKKARNAGAKQAAESASQSGREKDCHQGRRQSRKTARLTSGSQDSEKAETGENGEKEEAAADRGADADGNEETEDAEKTKNSEEIESNREATPGNLIVSGGSTDVSTDTPTWTLVAAVDDVAHLFQLESETRERRTRRRKLRSTSPAEGPAYQVATPQMAAVGGEVKTETKETKERTTRAKRQPASDDERGLCRKEARGLSKQAARKAEDAEAEEMREEDPWMRFATQLTWRYFLTALKDEEDDNDEKILPMFKKAEMRRRTSACDPDYARPPAVGVHEDMQSEVADSAGVSGDDFCLEDP; encoded by the exons ATGGAGACGCCGTCGACAGCGGATTCTCTGTCTCGTATGGACTGCTCTGTACCGGgcatctcttcttcagcttcttctcgttcgaaCTCACCACGCACCCGTgggtctgtttcttctctggttTCGGTGTGTGATTCGTCCTCTGGTTTCTCATCAACCGGATCTCAGGCGCCTGCCCCTTCGCCAGACGCCGCGGCTCCCGCGGCTGCCTGTCCCACGTGTTTTTCTGAGGAACTCAACTTGAGTGACCCTTGTGCATCCTCATCCCGAGAATCTGTTTCCACGAAGTGTAGGACGGGGCTGACTCTCACGGGGGCAACTGGTTCCCTGGCATCGGCAGAAACCACCAGCTCTCCCCGAGTGGAGAAGACTGCGGTACATGCAGTGGACGCCTTTAGAAGCGCTGAAGGCCTTACCTCGCCAACACTTGTTTCCGCGAGTTCGCCGCCGTCTCCGGTCGTCGGTTCTGGTTCTTCCTCCCGGCCTCAGCGAAACCGCAGAGCCCCGCGAAAGTTCGAGGTCGAGGACGCGAGCAGCGACGCGTCCTTGAGGAAGGCACTAGAGAAATCTCGATTG GAGCGGCGTCGCGTGCAGCTGGACAGTGCGTCGCTGCCGCCGGTTCCTGAGATTAAGTTGGAGTCCATGGAGGACTTTCTGGTCAATCCGATCGCTTTGTTTGAGAAACTGGAGCACTACGGCCGCGAGTTTGGCGCGGTGAAAATCATCCCGCCGGACAACTGGCAGCCGCCCTTCAGTCTCAACGGCCTCTTGACGGATGAGCTCGAGTTCCACGTTCGCGTTCAAGATGTCCACACTTTGATGCAGGGCCAG aaCTTCCGGCACCCGCCGCAACCAATGCGGGCGTCGGAGTTGCAGAAGCTGGACAGAGACATGAAGACGCAGCTGTTTGGGCGCGAGGACGTGCAGGTGGCCGCCCTCGAGCGCGTCTACTGGCAGTCGGTGGAGAGTTCGAGTCCTGAGGTCACAGTTCACTACGCCGCCGATCTGAAGACGAACGAGGTTGGGAGCGGCTTCCCCACGGATGCTTCGTCCGCACCGTCGCGAGACTCAGAGGTGGAAGTCCCGAGGACATACGCGACGCATCCTTGGAACTTGACGCGCCTCGCGCGGGAGGACGGGTCGCTGCTCGCGGCGTACCACCGAGACGTCGCCGGCGTTACGTCGCCGTGGCTGTACATCGGGATGGTGTTTTCGACCTTCTGTTGGCACACTGAAGACAActtcttcgctgcatgcaactaCCACCACTGGGGCGCGCCGAAGGTCTGGTACTTGGTGCCGCCGAGTCGTGCGCCGTCCGTCGAGCGACTGCTGCAGTCCTATTTGAGCGAGAAGGACCCCGAGTACGTGCTGCACTCGCTGACGGTGCAGTTGCCGCCGGCGTTGTTCGTCGAGAACCGGATTCCGATCTACCGGACCGAGCAGCGAACTAacgagtttcttctcctctggcCGCGAACCTTCCACGCGGGATTCAACGCCGGCTTCAACTGCAACGAGGCCTGCAACTTCGCCCCTGCGAGCTGGCTGTCCTGGGGCAGGAAGTCCGTCCACGCGTACCGGTTCGTTCGGTCGACTTGCATTCCCTTTCaccagctgctgctgcgcgcGACTGCCGAGGCCACACGGACGCGTCTTTCGGCCGCGCAACTTCTGCATCTTTTGCGTGCGCTCATGGAACTGGTGCACGAGGAATTCGCTGCCAGAAAGGCCGCCCGCGAGGCAGGGCTGGTTGCGCTGGCGATGGTGGTCGACTGCTGCGCGCTCGATGCTCAGGTTGACCCGCTCCGTCGACTCGAGGAGGCGGGGGCCGAGCCGGCGCTCGACGGCCTCGCGGCAGAGCTCCTCAAGTGCGAGGGCGACCTCCGGTCGATGGCTGTTTGCGGAAATCCTCTCCTGAGGCCGCCCCCGCAGTTTTACCGGGGGGGCGGCGCGGGCCAGGAGTTCGTGTTCGGGGAaagcgagacacagacagacgggTGCGTGAAATCGGACGCGTCGTGCTCAACCACtcgcgagaggaaacgcgcgcGCGGCTTGGGGAACCCACGAGGCGGCGAGACATCCGACGACTCGGGTGGATGCACACCGGAGACTGAgcgcgagagggaagcggcCACCGGGGCTCAGGACCcagtggagagacgagaaggaggggagaaTTCTGAGCAGGCGTCTGGAGGACGCGCGCGAGTCTCCTGGGAGTtgacagaggaaggagcgTCGTTTCTGAAGGCTGCGTCGACCATCGCCGCCCTCCCCGTCAAAGACTGCGACTCCTGCCGGGCATGCTGCGCAGTCTCGTGCATCGTCAGTCCGCAGAGCCTGGAACACGCATGTCTGGACTGCCTCGATGCAGACGAAACTCCACTCCCGCAAAGAGTGGTGCTGATGCGCTTCGCCTTGCCGGCGCTCCGCGGCCTCGTTGACTTTCTTCTGTCCACGTTTCTCCGCAAGTGCGACGAGGAAAGTTCGAGAGGGGAgggcgagacgaaggaggacTCGGCGCGCGCAGAAGCGAGTGAGAACTGGTCGACGTCTGCGGCGACGCCCGTAGAAACAGAAAGTATGGCGACGCCTACGCGAGGCAGGACGCAAGAGACTCTTGGGCAGCAGGTGAAGACGGAGGGATCAAAAGAAGGTGTCGAAACGGGTGGAGCAAGCGGCGCACAAAGCACAGGGAAGAAAtcgcggaagagaagagccgcCTTGTTGGGTTTGACGGGCAGCGCGAGGCGACGACAAGGTCGAAGGGGGAGCATccaagagggaagaaaaccgAGCGCAAAACTCCATGATGGGGATACGAAGAAACTGGTGGAACAGCTGCTACAAGACccgctgtacgtacacctgccGACGATGGAGGAACTGGTGCAATTCGAGGAGGTGGCGCGGCCGCGAAGTGCGGGTTCGaatttcctctttttcgcttcgcagaagagcgagtcagtcgacgcgagagcgaggaagaaggcgaggaacgcCGGCGCGAAGCAAGCTGCGGAATCGGCGTCTCAGAGCGGACGGGAGAAGGACTGTCATCAGGGGCGACGGCAGAGTCGCAAGACAGCTCGCTTGACGTCTGGCTCGCAGGActcagagaaagcagagacaggagagaacggagagaaagaagaagcagctgcggACAGGGGCGCCGACGCAGATGGCAACGAGGAGaccgaagacgcagagaaaacgaagaacagcgaagaaatcgagagcaacagagaggcgacaccCGGTAACCTCATTGTGTCGGGTGGCTCTACAGACGTCTCGACAGACACTCCGACGTGGACGCTGGTGGCGGCAGTCGACGATGTTGCCCATTTGTTTCAgctggagagcgagacgcgcGAGCGTCGCacaagacgcagaaaactACGGTCAACTTCACCTGCGGAGGGTCCAGCATATCAAGTGGCAACCCCACAGATGGCAGCGGTCGGGGGAGAGGTGAAGACCGAGAcaaaggaaacaaaggagaggacgacgagagcgaagcgacAACCAGCCTCGGACGATGAGAGAGGTTTGTGTCGCAAGGAGGCGCGTGGACTATCAAAGCaagcagcgaggaaggcagaggacgcagaggcagaggaaatgCGGGAAGAGGATCCATGGATGCGTTTCGCGACGCAGCTCACGTGGAGGTACTTTCTGACTGCGTtgaaggacgaggaggacgacAACGACGAGAAGATTCTGCCCATGTTCAAGAAGGCGGAGATGCGGCGCCGGACGAGTGCATGCGACCCAGACTACGCGCGACCTCCTGCCGTTGGTGTGCATGAAGACATGCAGAGCGAGGTGGCGGACTCTGCAGGTGTGTCCGGCGACGACTTCTGTCTAGAAGATCCGTGA
- a CDS encoding hypothetical protein (encoded by transcript TGME49_307000) gives MPQFVPVYDPERPRAEQDEADLQKHRRWENPHAILRTRRGDDDRNARPAKLKPVKSTMVRNSKGLWVPAAQAAAEAQREEARQRAALQKWGGAFQSENSEKAEKLENSEKAEKLENSEKAEKLENSEKAEKLENSEEAARCGRREEDERMERRRSRSRSGSLCRRREENRRREERGTGGSGNASEEEYARRRYRHRPSRDSRESPERRHHRDRRRHDSRHRSSSVSRSPSGERRRRDVRREREGRDREIERDFRDAMATVSAPSGEIDMFDYMSKKQRAMLKMQGAKNGIGQRGPGIARGVSGVHSHHGRADRLGGFHGSRTWR, from the exons ATGCCGCAGTTCGTTCCTGTTTACGACCCTGAGAGGCCCAGGGCAGAGCAGGACGAGGCCGATCTTCAGAAGCATCGCAGATGGGAGAATCCTCACGCGATTCTTCGAACTCGGCGAGGCGACGACGACAGAAACGCCCGTCCGGCGAAACTCAAACC AGTGAAGAGCACGATGGTCCGGAACTCGAAAGGCCTCTGGGTGCCTGCCGCTCAGGCAGCCGCCGAGGCGCAGCGCGAAGAGGCGCGACAGCGTGCGGCGCTGCAAAAATGGGGGGGCGCTTTCCAGTCCGAGAACTCTGAGAAGgccgagaaactcgagaactctgagaaggccgagaaactcgagaactctgagaaggccgagaaactcgagaactctgagaaggccgagaaactcgagaactCTGAGGAAGCTGCAAGGTGTGGAAGGcgtgaggaagacgaaagaatggagaggcgacgctcGAGATCAAGAAGCGGGAGTCTGTGTCGCCGCCGGGAGGAGAACAggcgccgagaagaaagaggaacgggTGGAAGCGGAAACGCTTCTGAGGAAGAATATGCGCGACGGCGCTACAGGCACCGACCCTCGAGAGACAGTAGAGagtctccagagagaagacaccaTCGCGATCGAAGACGCCACGATA GCCGGCATCGTTCGTCCAGTGTCTCCCGGAGCCCgtctggagagaggcgacgccgagacgtgcgacgagagcgagaaggaagagatcgAGAAATAGAACGGGACTTTCGAGATGCGATGGCGACGGTCAGTGCGCCCTCAGGAGAAATCGACATGTTTGATTACATGagcaagaagcagcgagCAATGTTGAAGATGCAGGGAGCGAAAAATGGGATCGGCCAAAGGGGACCAGGCATCGCCCGTGGGGTGTCCGGCGTCCACAGCCACCACGGCAGAGCAGACCGTTTGGGGGGGTTCCATGGATCTCGGACTTGGAggtga
- a CDS encoding hypothetical protein (encoded by transcript TGME49_306990~Predicted trans-membrane domain (TMHMM2.0):90-113): protein MRSLAEKRSCCVWTCTRGKSRRDKLLPGGGLLTFYRRKHGVLFALNETLLTQKTSELRLRKNIFCSFLRHQNPQKAVLCLVFSRCSLLSAFLCLCFSLLLLFCSACPLSLSLLFLRFPAVSFLSSFCLFRLPSPPCLQDPEGLFSVDELFCGSLAVRERLEKTEDFLPPSLLGIPSVASRELFVHSGRSSLGGGLDVFCHSLLQVLLLRFSLPCFASVR from the coding sequence atgCGTTCTCtagcagagaagcgcagctGCTGTGTTTGGACATGCACGCGAGGCAAGAGCCGCCGCGACAAGCTGCTGCCCGGAGGTGGGTTGTTGACGTTCTATCGAAGAAAACATGGAGTTCTCTTTGCTCTAAACGAAACTTTGCTCACGCAAAAAACATCAGAGCTTCGTCTCCGGAAAAACATTTTCTGTTCGTTCCTGAGACACCAGAATCCTCAAAAAGCTGTCttgtgtctcgtcttctcgcgctgcAGCCTCCtttccgcttttctctgtctctgcttttcacttcttctccttttctgttctgcttgccctctctctttgtcccttctcttcctccgctttcCGGcagtttcgtttctctcctcgttctgcctcttccgccttccGTCACCCCCGTGTCTGCAAGATCCTGAGGGTCTGTTCTCCGTCGACGAGCTGTTTTGcggctctctcgctgtccgTGAGAGGTTAGAGAAAACCGAAgattttcttcctccttctcttctcggcatcccttctgtggcttctcgCGAACTCTTCGTGCACTCTGggcgctcttctctcggcggAGGCCTGGACGTTTTTTGTCATTCTCTGCTCCAAGTTCTTCTCTTGCGCTTCTCACTGCCGTGTTTTGCCAGCGTGCGTTGA